One window of the Eucalyptus grandis isolate ANBG69807.140 chromosome 8, ASM1654582v1, whole genome shotgun sequence genome contains the following:
- the LOC104423555 gene encoding uncharacterized protein LOC104423555, which yields MVVSRDESRQEPDQSIVGRSQDPNQEAEGNEEDEAETLSFCDLPLYSDSAEWEDSFSKVATEPEQARGASTGPHRDQEDLFEFSSSEDLSISSVHHSGHIIFCGKLIPYGEPPPAAKNADDLVRKRPAKSKKRWFFRWKLRLFRKSRTSYSYRKLRSDKKKRSKPREVTDSKNLPLEKFRSVDGSARKVGAKGKWYFLVFGSARFPMEMELSDMRMRQSRRRSQASMVQSTDNAEKKIPRNWGLWRLLRTLSCSSSNNGDNHTSSAMVEASPNELHSNSSG from the coding sequence ATGGTCGTTTCACGCGATGAGTCCAGGCAAGAGCCGGACCAAAGCATTGTGGGTCGTTCGCAAGACCCAAATCAAGAAGCagaaggaaatgaagaagacgaAGCGGAGACGCTCTCTTTCTGCGACCTCCCGCTCTACAGCGATTCGGCCGAGTGGGAGGACAGCTTCTCCAAAGTGGCGACAGAACCAGAACAAGCACGAGGCGCATCGACTGGCCCTCATCGGGATCAAGAAGACTTGTTTGAATTCTCCTCCAGTGAGGACTTGAGCATTTCCTCCGTGCACCATTCGGGGCACATAATCTTCTGTGGCAAGCTCATCCCGTATGGAGAGCCGCCGCCCGCCGCGAAGAACGCGGATGATCTCGTCAGAAAGCGTCCCGCAAAGTCGAAGAAGAGGTGGTTCTTTCGCTGGAAGCTGCGCCTATTTAGGAAGTCCAGAACGTCGTATTCGTACCGCAAGTTGAGATCGGACAAGAAGAAGCGGTCGAAGCCGCGGGAAGTGACCGACTCCAAGAACCTGCCGTTGGAGAAGTTCAGGAGCGTAGATGGGTCGGCGAGGAAGGTGGGAGCAAAGGGCAAGTGGTACTTCCTCGTGTTTGGGTCGGCCAGGTTCCCGATGGAGATGGAGTTGAGCGACATGAGGATGAGGCAGAGCCGCCGGCGGAGCCAGGCCTCGATGGTCCAGTCGACGGATAATGCCGAGAAGAAGATTCCGAGGAACTGGGGGCTGTGGCGGCTTTTGAGGACCTTGAGCTGCAGTAGCAGCAACAACGGGGATAACCATACGAGCAGTGCTATGGTAGAGGCTTCACCAAATGAGTTGCATTCCAACTCAAGTGGCTAG